In Diabrotica undecimpunctata isolate CICGRU chromosome 4, icDiaUnde3, whole genome shotgun sequence, a single genomic region encodes these proteins:
- the LOC140438673 gene encoding uncharacterized protein has protein sequence MNGECFEDWFENKLIANLPKGEKNMSSWKKQQIQEWLREKDIFYEEEYLKSELLDGANSYADIYDKYNIETLVEKYGVEVLRLPPYHCELNPIEMVWSQVKHYVADRNTDFKKDRVQQLIHEAFANVSAEQWQNYIQHVIRIEKEMWIADNLQEDILPVIISQHRQFQ, from the exons ATGAACGGCGAGTGTTTTGAAGActggtttgaaaataaactaaTCGCAAACCTCCCAAAAGGAGAAAAAAATATG AGCTCCTGGAAGAAACAACAAATTCAAGAATGGTTACGAGAGAAGGATATATTTTATGAAGAAGAGTATTTAAAGTCCGAATTATTGGATGGAGCAAACAGTTATGCAGATATATACGACAAGTATAACATCGAAACTTTGGTCGAGAAATACGGCGTAGAAGTATTACGATTGCCTCCCTATCACTGTGAGCTTAATCCAATAGAGATGGTTTGGAGTCAAGTTAAACATTACGTTGCAGACCGAAACACTGACTTTAAAAAAGATCGTGTGCAACAACTCATCCATGAAGCGTTTGCCAATGTCTCTGCTGAACAGTGGCAAAATTATATACAGCATGTCAtcagaattgaaaaagaaatgtGGATAGCTGACAACCTACAAGAAGATATCCTACCGGTGATTATCAGCCAACACCGACAGTTCCAGTGA